Proteins encoded together in one Coffea arabica cultivar ET-39 chromosome 2c, Coffea Arabica ET-39 HiFi, whole genome shotgun sequence window:
- the LOC140035751 gene encoding uncharacterized mitochondrial protein AtMg00310-like, which produces MAIGKSKNQAFGYVKSKISNKLQGWKQKLLSSGGKGVLIKVVIMAIPNYTMSCFKLPKSLCKDISSRIAKYWWENGEKENKVYWPTWKKLIEVKGKGGIGFRDLEALNIALLAKQIWRFIIAPNLLVSKVIKSKYMRDHWMDKKPPNSASWT; this is translated from the coding sequence ATGGCAATTGGAAAATCCAAGAACCAAGCTTTTGGGTATGTGAAGAGCAAGATAAGCAACAAGCTGCAAGGATGGAAACAAAAATTGCTAAGCTCAGGAGGGAAAGGAGTGCTGATCAAAGTTGTTATCATGGCAATTCCAAACTATACAATGTCCTGCTTCAAACTTCCTAAAAGCCTGTGTAAGGATATTAGCTCAAGAATAGCAAAGTATTGGTGGGAAAATGGTGAAAAGGAGAACAAAGTGTATTGGCCCACTTGGAAGAAACTGATAGAGGTGAAAGGCAAAGGAGGGATTGGTTTCAGAGACTTGGAAGCACTTAATATAGCTCTGCTTGCAAAACAAATTTGGAGGTTCATCATAGCTCCAAATTTGTTAGTAAGCAAAGTTATCAAGTCTAAGTACATGAGAGATCACTGGATGGATAAGAAACCCCCTAACTCAGCTTCTTGGACCTAG